ACGTGGGCGACCGAGAGACAGAAAAAGGCACCGACGACGACGCCGGCGAGGGCGGTCAGCGGGAGGGACGACAGCACCGGCACGCCGAGAACCGCCGCGCCGAGAAAGGCAGCGCCGATCACGCTGAGACCGGCGTACCACCGGTCCCACCGGTCCTGTCGATGCGTGTCCGTATCGAGGTACATCATTAACAGGTCGGCGTTATCGGCCAGCGAAATCAGCCCGCGATCCTGATCGTACTCGACGATTCCGGCGTCGTCCATCTTCGGCAAATGGGTCTGATAGAGCGCGACGTAGACGCGCTTGCGCTGATCCGAGCTGAGCGCGTCCACCTCGGTTTCGTTTTCCCACGCGGCAATCTGTTCCGCGAGTTCACCGAGCGTCACCGTTTCGTCGGCTTCCAGCAAGTATGCGAGAACCTCGCGTCGGCGTCTGTTTTTCAAAAGTTCGAAAATAACGTCCTTCGAAAGGCGTTCGTCTCCGTCGGCGTCGGCGACGGATGCGATTTCGTCGGGCAAGGACGTATCGATCGAGGACATTATGAGGACCCTCCTGTCGTATCGGTTCCATTCGAGCACGACGCCCCCTGGGCACGGTGCTCGACGTCACCGAAGCGTCGGCTTGACGGTGACCGCTGTACGTTCGAACGGCGAGTCGGGATCACGTTTGACACACCAGGTTGTACACCAACAGAGATACTCTTAAACACGGCCACGTTTCGCACCGTCTGCAAAGGGGGTACGCGGCGACTTCTCGAGGGGAGTATCGCAACGCCCGAGGACCGTCGTGACGGGCGGTTTCGGCTCTCCCAGAAGCCGAACGGTACTCGGCGATTGCGCCCGTATATCGACCTCGTACGGGAGATATCTCCGGATGAAGACCGGACGCTGGCACGGGGTGGAGGGCTGGTTACCAACACGGTGCTAATTCCGAAAGTCCGAAGCAACCAATATAAAGTCAACCAACAGTTCACGCACGAACAACGGATTTACACCGTGAATCGGAGGTTTACGTTAGCTATTCGACGAAACGAGTACCACGTTTCATGTTGCATGTGTTCATTGCACACACTGGGTCGAAGCGAACGGACGACGGTCGCTTCACCCGGACAGGACCGATGGGACACGGTCTCGACGCGACCGTCACACCGGTCGCTCGGGGCGGATGACGGTCGCATGGTCTATCTTCCGTTCTCTCTTTCGATGGCGAAGACGGACTCGTTTGGGACTGCATTCCGTCGCTCGGAACTGGTCACGTGATTCCCCGCCATTGATTCGGCGGATCGTCGCAGTGACTGACAGCCGCAATGTAGTAAGTCGCTGTTTCCCGCGAAACCATGTGAACCCCTTACAGTGCCGGCCCGGTTTCCCCCGGTAGTGATGACGCGGTCTATCATTGATCAACACAGCAGCGAATCACAGTCCGAGGAGGTCGAGACTGGATTGTGTCCCGACTGCGAGACAGACACGATCGTCCACGATCCGGACCGCGGTGAGCAAGTCTGTAAGGAGTGTGGGCTCGTCCTCACCGAGGATCCCATCGATTACGGGCCGGAGTGGCGGGCGTTCAACGCACAGGAACACGACGAACTCTCCCGCGTCGGTGCACCGTTGACCCAGTCGATGCACGACCGCGGGTTAACGACCACCATTGATTGGCGGAACAAGGACGCCAACGGCCACTCGATGTCGGCCGACAAACACGGCCAGCTCCATCGGCTTCGCGTCTGGCAGGAACGAATTCGCACGAAAAACGCGGGCGAACGCAACCTCAAGTACGCCCTCTCCGAGATCGACCGGATGGTTAGCGCGTTAGGCGTTCCCAAGCCGGTCAAGGAGACTGCAAGCGTCATTTACCGGCAGGCACTCGAGCAGGACCTCATCCGCGGCCGCTCGATCGAAGGCGTCGCGACCAGCGCGCTCTATACTGCGTGTCGGAAAGAGGACATTCCCCGCAGCCTCGAGGAAGTAACGTCGGTTTCACGGGTCGACCAGCGGGAGATCGGGCGGACGTATCGGTACATTGCGGACGAACTGGACATCAATCTCGAGCCGACGAACCCCCGACAGTTCGTGCCGCGCTTTTGCTCGGAACTGGATGTCGACAAGGACGTCGAGACCAAGGCCATCGAGATCATCGATCGCACGACCGAGAAGGGGCTCCACTCGGGCAAGTCACCGACCGGGTTCGCCGCCGCGGCCATCTACGCCGCCGGCCTCCTCTGTGACGAAACCATCCCGCAGCGAGCGGTCGCCGACACCGCCCAGACGACCGTCGTCACCGTCCGGAACCGGTATCGCGAGCAGCTCGAGGCGATCGACCAGCAGCCGGCTACATGATCGACCGCTCGTCCTCGCCGCCGCCCTCGGTGTAGAGGGCTTCGTCGGCAAGCGCGTGGAGGTTCTCGTAGGGGACGAACGCGATGAACGCGTCGTCGTCGCCGTAGAGTTCGACGCCGTTCTCGGTGTGATCGTACCGTTCGCACTCGATCTGTCCTTCGGGGAGGATTGCACGGTACATATTGGGATTCGATGTCGTGCAGTCAAATATAGCTATCCGGAAACGGGAGACAGACTCGCCTCGCGGGAGCGTCGCCGGAGACCGCCGAACGAAATCGGTTTACCCGCACCGCCGTTACGACTCGCCAGTGACCGACGAACGTTCTTCGGAGCCAACCGACGACGAGCGAAGCGAGTCCACGGCACCGGGTAGTGCGGAGCCGACCGATGCGGGCGAGGAGAACGCCACGGGCGACGAGAACGACCCGAAAGACGACTTCACGATCGCCGATTTCCACGACGCCAGCCAGCAGGAGGGACGGCCGGTCCTCACCGCCGCAGCCGTCTCCCGTGCCCTCGAGATTTCACAAGAAAACGCCAACGACCGACTCGAGGCCCTCGCCGAGAACGGCGCCCTCGAACGCCACGCCGTCTCGACGGACCCGGTGGTCTGGTATCCCAGCGAACTCGAGGATCTGACCGACAGGGAGCGGGTGGTCGTCTTCCCGAAGCGCCGGGAGATCATCGTCGATCGACCCGACCAGTTCACCCGCGCACAGCTCTCCCAGTTCGCTCACCTCGCCGATGCGAACGGCGAGCAGGGCTACCGCTACGTCGTCCGCCCGGAGGACGTCTGGGGGACGCCACACGACTCGTTCGACGACCTCGCGCGGACGATGCGGCAGGCGCTGAGCCAGCGCTCCGCGGACCTCGAGGACTGGGTCGAGAGCCAATGGGATCGCGCCCACCAGTTCCGACTCGTGACTCACGAGGACGGCTACACCGTGCTCGAGGCCCAGAGCCCCGAGATCATGGGCAACGTCGCCCGGCAGAAACTCGACGAGGAACACGTCCACGCGCCGATCTCCGAGACCGAAGACTGGGTGCAGGAGGGGTCGGAGGCCGCGATCAAGCGGATCCTCTACGAGGCCGGCTATCCGGTGCAGGATCACCGCGAACTCGAGTCCGGCGAGGAACTCCCGATCGATCTCGAGGTTCGGCTGCGGGACTACCAGCAGACCTGGGTCGATCGGTTCACGGAGGCCGGCGAGGGCGTCTTCGTCGGCCCGCCGGGGAGCGGCAAGACGGTGGCCGCGATGGGCGCGATGGCCCACGTCGACGGCGAGACGCTCGTCCTCGTCCCGAGTCGCGACCTCGCACAGCAGTGGGCCGACACGATCGTGGAGTACACCTCGCTCGAGCCCCACCAGATCGGCCAGTACCACGGCGGCCGGAAGGAGGTCCGGCCGGTGACGATCGCCACCTACCAGATCGCGGGGATGGATCGCCACCGCTCACTGTTCGACGATCGCGAGTGGGGACTGGTGATCTTCGACGAGTGCCAGCACGTTCCCTCGGACGTCTACCGACGGAGTACGCACCTACAATCGAAGCACCGACTCGGCCTGTCAGCGTCGCCCATTCGGGAGGACGACCGTCAGAAGGAGATCTTCACCCTCGTCGGCCCGCCGATCGGCACCGACTGGGAGGCGCTGTTCGACGCGGGCCACGTCGCCGAACCCGAACTCGAGATCAGGTACGTTCCGTGGGGCGACGACGAGCAAGCGAACGCCTACGGCTCGGCCGAGGGCCAGGAGAAATACCGAATCGCCGCGCGGAACCGGGGGAAGATCGACGAGGTCCGCTACCTGCTGTCGGCCCACCCCGACTCGAAGGCGCTCGTCTTCGTCGACTACCTCGAGCAGGGCCGCGAGCTCGCCGAGGCGCTCGACGTGCCCTTCCTCAGCGGCGAGACGCCACACCACGAGCGGCGGCGACTGCTCGAGGAATTTCGGCGGAACGAGCGGGATCTGCTGCTCGTCTCCCGAGTCGGCGACGAGGGGATCGACCTGCCGACGGCCGATCTCGCCATCGTCGCCTCCGGCCTCGGCGGCTCCCGCCGACAGGGAACCCAGCGCGCCGGGCGGACGATGCGGCCCGCCGGTGGTGCGCTCGTCTACGTCCTCGCGACGCGGGGAACGCGCGAGGAGGACTTCGCCCGGAAGCAGCTCCGGCACCTCGGTCGGAAGGGCATGACGATCCGTGAGCAGACGGTCGATCGCGAGGACGACGGGGACCGCTGAAATCGGTTCAGTGGCTCTCGACCTCCGCTCTCGGCGGCGGGTCCGGTTCGACGGATTCGACGGTTTCGACGCTGACGCCGACGCCGGCCTCGAGTTCGCGTCTCGCGACCGCGTCGAGGTCGCCGTCCGCGGCCGAATCGAAATCGACGCGGACGCGGAGTTCGACGCTCGTGTCGTTGAGTCCGGGCGAAACCTGGCGAACGTCAGCATCTTCGATCGCATCGACGGCATCGATTCGGTTCACGATTCGAACTGCGCCGTCGGCGAGGCTGCCGGTCGCGCCGAGCGGGACGCGCACGGTCAGCGTCGCCACGACTGGTTTTGCTGGTCGGTTCATACTCCCCCGTCGAGAGTCGAACTCGACGTTCGGGCCCGTTGCCCGCGTGTTCCCGGTACAACACGGGGGAAAGCGATCCCCGCGCCGTCGCGATCAATGCTGACCGACCGCCGAGCTCGCCTGGCAGACGGACCGAACGGGCCCCGAAAAACCAGATCCAGTCGGCTCCGGCCGAGCACCGATTTACGCGGCGCGGACGGAGCCAGTGCCGACCGATTCCGGTCGCGATGACCGGCTAGGATTCCGTCCATCACCGCCGTGCCCGGTTCCGCCCCCGTATTCGTATGGGGGTTCGGCCGTTGCGATCCGCATCCCCGACGGACGCTGGTCAGGGATGCGGATCGGTGGGATGGATGGGATCATCGATCGGCGAACGATCACAGCATCTAACGACAGTAATATAATCCTTTTCAGCGTGTGTTCACACACAACACGGTTCGTCCCGTCTCCGCGAGCGAATCGGAATCGAGAGAGGCACTGGTCACGGAGACCGGACCGGCAGTAGCACCGACGCGTGACCGAAATAGCCGTCGGCTCACCGGTCGTGGCGAGGCCAATATTGAAGGTCACGTGTTCGGACTGTACTGATAGTATGAACGAGTCGCGCACGATCGGGGTGGGACGTCGGTGAGCGACGGCGCCCAGCAACGCCAGATTCTCGTCGGCGAGACGGCCGACGGTGTGGACCTGAAGTTACCCGTGGTCGAACTGCTCACGGGTCGCGGGTTCGTCACCGGCAAGTCGGGATCGGGGAAGTCGAACACCGCGTCGGTCATCGCCGAGGAACTGCTCGAGGCCGGCTACCCCCTGTTGATCGTCGACACGGACGGGGAGTACTACGGACTGAAGGAGGAGTACGAGATGCTCCACGCCGGGGCCGACGAGGAGTGTGACATCCAGATCGGGCCGGAACACGCCGAGCAGATGGCCACGCTCGCGCTCGAGGAGAACGTCCCGGTCATCCTCGACGTCTCGGGCTACCTCGACGAGGACGTGGCCGACGAACTGCTCAGGGAGGTCGCCCGCAACCTGTTCGTCAAGGAGAAGAAGCTCAAGAAGCCGTTCCTGCTGGTCGTCGAGGAGGTCCACGAGTACATCCCGGAGGGCGGCGGCGTCGGCGAAACCGGGAACCTGCTGATCAAGATCAGCAAGCGCGGGCGCAAACACGGGCTGGGTATCGTCGGCATCAGCCAGCGGCCGGCCGACGTCAAGAAGGACTTCATCACGCAGGCGAACTGGCTCGTCTGGCACCGCCTGACCTGGGACAACGACACGAAAGTCGTCGGTCGGATCATCGACACGGAGTACAAGGAACTCGTGTCCGATCTCGACGACGGACAGGCGTTCGTCCAGACCGACTGGACCGAGATCGACGTCCGGAAGGTCCAGTTCCGACGAAAGCGAACGTTCGACGCCGGGGCAACGCCCGGCCTCGACGACTTCGAACGGCCCGAACTCAAGTCCGTCTCGGACGCGCTGGTCGGCGACCTCCAGGAGATCTCCGAGCGCAAGGACCGCGAACAGGACCGGATCAACGAACTCGAGAACGAACTCGAAAAGAAGGAGAAACGGATCGAGACTCTCGAAGACGAGCTCTCCTCCGCGCGGGACGTCTCGAGCGCGGCCAGACAGATGGCCGACGCCCTGCAGAACACGGACACCATCCAGTCGGAGCTTCCGGGAACTGACGGGGATCTGCGCCGGCTTCACGAGGAGGTCACCGAACTCGAGAGCGAACGCGACGAACTGCAGGAGACGCTCGCGACACGCGAGGATCGGATCGAGGAACTCGAGACCGAACTCGCGACTCGAGCGGACGAGATCGACCGTCTCCGGAGCGAGAACAGGGAGTTGCGGAGCGTCGTCCGCGACCTCAGCTACGAGGAGAGCTACGGGTCGGACGGTACCGATGCCGAGGACACGGGTACCGAGGAGAGCCCGGAGGATGAGGGCTCGTCGATCGTCCACGCCGGCGGCGAGGACCACGAGTACGGGTACACTCCCGGCCCGGAGGAGTCCGACGCGGAGTCGGACCCGGACGGGAGCGAGGAACGGGAGTTCGTCGTCGCGGACGAGAAACGCGAACTGTCGGAGTTGCTCGAGGTCCCCTGGATCGGCGATCGAGTGACGCGGGCCTGCGAGGGGTCGCAGTGTTCGACCGACACGGCCGAGGAGATTCTGGGCGTGTTCGCACGGAACGGCCCGCTCGAGGCGAAGCGCGTCGCAGATCACGTGGATCGATCGCGAGTCGCGGTCCAGAGTCTGGTCTCGGAGCTTCGGACGGAGGGATTGCTCGAGCGATCTGGGGAACGGACCTACGAGCTGTGCGACGACGTCCGCGAGGAATTGCCGGCGGCGACCGCGAACACCGAGTAGCTGGATTCTGACGTATCGGCAGTCACGAGCACGCGGTCGAAGTCACCGCCGGAGTCGATCGCCGACCGCGTCGATCGTCGACGGGTCGATCCCCTGGTGGACGGGGAGTGCGACGAGTTCGTTCGCGAGTCGGATCGACGTTTCGTAGGTCTCGTCTTCGCGGACGGACCGACGGAGGATCGGCCAGGAGTGAGCGCCCACGACGCCGGCGTCGTTCAGTTCGTCGAGGAACGCTACCTGGTCACTGGCTCGGACCGCGAACTCGTAGGGACTGATACCCGCTGGAAGGGCGTCGTAGAGCGGGGTTACGTCGTCGCGTCCGTCCAGCACTCGCTGCCACGCGCGGAAGTTCTCACGACGCGCGGCCCGGATCGGATCCGGATCGGCGACGCTGGCGACGGCCCCCGAAATCCTCGACATGGGTATCTTGGCGTCATCGTACCGACTGCGAGGGTCAACCGACGACGGATCGACGTCATCGGAGAGGACGATGTCGACCGACCGTTGAAGCGACGGAACGGTTTCGAGGAGCCTCCTCGCGACTGACGTCGCCACGAACTGGCAGTCCGCGGTCCCCACTCGGTCCGACCTGCCGGCCAACGACGACGGCTCGAACTGTGCCCGAACCTCGTCTCCGGTACGGTAGAGCACCGCTCCGTCGGGAACCGGAAGCAGTTTTCGCAGCGTCGTGACGCCGAAGTCGCCGTGGGTTCCCAGCAGCGTCCCGTCGTGGACGCTGATCGGGGCGTGTGCGTTGTCGTCAATGTGATAACAGTCGTGCTCGTCGGTCAGCGCGGCGATCCGCTCGAGCCCCGGCTGCG
This portion of the Natrinema salinisoli genome encodes:
- a CDS encoding DUF7344 domain-containing protein; the encoded protein is MSSIDTSLPDEIASVADADGDERLSKDVIFELLKNRRRREVLAYLLEADETVTLGELAEQIAAWENETEVDALSSDQRKRVYVALYQTHLPKMDDAGIVEYDQDRGLISLADNADLLMMYLDTDTHRQDRWDRWYAGLSVIGAAFLGAAVLGVPVLSSLPLTALAGVVVGAFFCLSVAHVVRNRSRERNVDGKLSRIE
- a CDS encoding transcription initiation factor IIB; protein product: MTRSIIDQHSSESQSEEVETGLCPDCETDTIVHDPDRGEQVCKECGLVLTEDPIDYGPEWRAFNAQEHDELSRVGAPLTQSMHDRGLTTTIDWRNKDANGHSMSADKHGQLHRLRVWQERIRTKNAGERNLKYALSEIDRMVSALGVPKPVKETASVIYRQALEQDLIRGRSIEGVATSALYTACRKEDIPRSLEEVTSVSRVDQREIGRTYRYIADELDINLEPTNPRQFVPRFCSELDVDKDVETKAIEIIDRTTEKGLHSGKSPTGFAAAAIYAAGLLCDETIPQRAVADTAQTTVVTVRNRYREQLEAIDQQPAT
- a CDS encoding DEAD/DEAH box helicase yields the protein MTDERSSEPTDDERSESTAPGSAEPTDAGEENATGDENDPKDDFTIADFHDASQQEGRPVLTAAAVSRALEISQENANDRLEALAENGALERHAVSTDPVVWYPSELEDLTDRERVVVFPKRREIIVDRPDQFTRAQLSQFAHLADANGEQGYRYVVRPEDVWGTPHDSFDDLARTMRQALSQRSADLEDWVESQWDRAHQFRLVTHEDGYTVLEAQSPEIMGNVARQKLDEEHVHAPISETEDWVQEGSEAAIKRILYEAGYPVQDHRELESGEELPIDLEVRLRDYQQTWVDRFTEAGEGVFVGPPGSGKTVAAMGAMAHVDGETLVLVPSRDLAQQWADTIVEYTSLEPHQIGQYHGGRKEVRPVTIATYQIAGMDRHRSLFDDREWGLVIFDECQHVPSDVYRRSTHLQSKHRLGLSASPIREDDRQKEIFTLVGPPIGTDWEALFDAGHVAEPELEIRYVPWGDDEQANAYGSAEGQEKYRIAARNRGKIDEVRYLLSAHPDSKALVFVDYLEQGRELAEALDVPFLSGETPHHERRRLLEEFRRNERDLLLVSRVGDEGIDLPTADLAIVASGLGGSRRQGTQRAGRTMRPAGGALVYVLATRGTREEDFARKQLRHLGRKGMTIREQTVDREDDGDR
- a CDS encoding helicase HerA domain-containing protein — encoded protein: MSDGAQQRQILVGETADGVDLKLPVVELLTGRGFVTGKSGSGKSNTASVIAEELLEAGYPLLIVDTDGEYYGLKEEYEMLHAGADEECDIQIGPEHAEQMATLALEENVPVILDVSGYLDEDVADELLREVARNLFVKEKKLKKPFLLVVEEVHEYIPEGGGVGETGNLLIKISKRGRKHGLGIVGISQRPADVKKDFITQANWLVWHRLTWDNDTKVVGRIIDTEYKELVSDLDDGQAFVQTDWTEIDVRKVQFRRKRTFDAGATPGLDDFERPELKSVSDALVGDLQEISERKDREQDRINELENELEKKEKRIETLEDELSSARDVSSAARQMADALQNTDTIQSELPGTDGDLRRLHEEVTELESERDELQETLATREDRIEELETELATRADEIDRLRSENRELRSVVRDLSYEESYGSDGTDAEDTGTEESPEDEGSSIVHAGGEDHEYGYTPGPEESDAESDPDGSEEREFVVADEKRELSELLEVPWIGDRVTRACEGSQCSTDTAEEILGVFARNGPLEAKRVADHVDRSRVAVQSLVSELRTEGLLERSGERTYELCDDVREELPAATANTE
- a CDS encoding DegT/DnrJ/EryC1/StrS family aminotransferase, giving the protein MIRATPSVFDASRSKSGDGIGSFVERHAPDSTYTYYGSGKIALRDGLAGLVDPGENVLVPAYLSPAVVEPFHELGLESRFYAIRETFAPDFADLEARIDDDTAAVMSVNYFGFPQPGLERIAALTDEHDCYHIDDNAHAPISVHDGTLLGTHGDFGVTTLRKLLPVPDGAVLYRTGDEVRAQFEPSSLAGRSDRVGTADCQFVATSVARRLLETVPSLQRSVDIVLSDDVDPSSVDPRSRYDDAKIPMSRISGAVASVADPDPIRAARRENFRAWQRVLDGRDDVTPLYDALPAGISPYEFAVRASDQVAFLDELNDAGVVGAHSWPILRRSVREDETYETSIRLANELVALPVHQGIDPSTIDAVGDRLRR